The sequence ctgATGTCCTATCGATGGAGGAGTTGGATCTGAAAAGATATCTTGTTTCAGAGGTAACTTAAGTCAGTATACCAGAGCCAGTaagtacgtacagtacatgtgctgCAACAGGAACTGATTGTATACTATACAGGCCCCTCCTACTGTGTACTACATTCCAAACTTTGTATCCCAGGTAGAAGGGAAATTACTATGGGATAAGGTGAGTCCCACTGCTTTCCATAACTTCATCACACTGCAGTCATTATTAGGTGTATTCAGCTCCCTGCTCCAAGTGGACACAGCTGTCTAGAAGGAGACTTCAGAACTGGGGTGGAACTCCTCACCCAAAGGGAATGATGGTGGAACCCCTTCCACAGGTACGGAGATCTAATCCCATACTCCCACGTTCCCCTTTGTAATGGTTGAGTTATTTCTTGCCAATTTTGTATATAGTGGCTAGAGGACCGCGGTAGACGAATAGCATCATTGGGTGTGTTCGAAGACAAGGTACCCAATCATGTTTTAGTGAATGAGTACACTCCTGGACAAGGAATAATGGTGAGCATTATTTTAGTGCATGCTGTTATTACTTACTTGACCTTTAACCTTTGCTTCCCCAGCCCCATCAAGATGGCCCACTGTACTATCCCACAGTGAGCACTATCAGTCTCGGCTCACACACACTGCTCGACTTTTATCGACCTGTCCCCGACTCTACCAAAGTGAGTTACATTCTTCATACGCACAATATGATACACGCTAACCAAGTATTGTAACTAGTGTATAGCATGTCAGTAACATGTCATTTATGGCCTGTGTATGCCTCAAATCTCGTCCATTAAagtcatgtacaatgtattcaaGTGTATAATACTAGTTTTTTTTCTCCTTGCAGGATGGGGACGCATCTTTAGAGTCTCGATATTTCCTCTCTGTTCTCCTGGAGCCGAACAGTCTACTGATTCTAAAAGATGCTATGTATCAGACATTTCTTCATGGAATTGCAGAGACCAAAGAAGATGTGGTGTCAGACAAGATTTGTAACTTATCTCATCTCAGTAAGCCTGTCAACATTGGGGACCACCTGAACAGATCTACTAGAGTGTCTCTCACCATCAGATTTGTACCTAAAACTCTGAAACTAAAACTCAAGTTTTGAATGTATCTCTGTACAAATCCCAATCTttgtgtggttgtgtgtatTTTTTGAAAAAGTCAACTCAACAAAGAATTAAATTGCAGTGCACCCAGAGAAGTGCATTGTTAGCTAACCAACAAAATGGATGACAGTTTGGGACTCGGCTCTTGGAGTGTTGTTTCAGAGAAAAACTTCAatgagaagtacactccactccactccctcccggcccactccctccacagcaattaaattaagtcaagtatatttctgaacttcacacataaagtacatgagatatgcattgacttgtgtctacgaccataccacgttgaaaacaccggttctgcTTTGATCTACTTCCCAAAATATAATTGTCCAGTCATAATTTACTCACCTTCCCCAGCCATAGACACAGGTACGTAGCTCATACCATAGATAGTAACTATGctcatacacaatacaaggACACTCATTCTCAGCAGTATGTAGACTACATTGTAGTATCTGAATACCCAGTAACTATCTCGTTTGTTCAGCTATTTGTTCATGATCTATATCTGGAGACCAGTAAACTGCACTGGTAAAGTTTACtaccgtacatgtataatgtactTTGCAATAGAACAAACCAAATGGAGTGTTTGCTTTATgtcattgtgtgggtgtgtattgaagggggaggggccttCAATATGTTTCCAACATTAACATGTGTCAGTccactcttcaatctatggtcagTCTGAGCTAGCTATGTTTTATACTCTGTCACTAGCACTGAATACAGCATTGTATCATCATGCTGCAAGAGCTTTTGCTGCTGCTGCAGTGAGGCCAGCTTCCACTGTGCCCCTGTCTGTGATGACTGTGAATTCTCTGTCAGGAGAAGTGGAGATGACTAGGAGCTCCCTTCGGACGATTATCCATCAACTGGAAGACGATACCCCAAGAGCTTTGAGTGTACGTAATACCGTGCTTTGAAATTTGAGAGTAGCTACAATTATGTAAAATATTATTTTCTTCCAGACTATTGGTCTCCTGAAGCATGCCATTGAGGGCCGTGTGCTGTGCAAAATCCACATCAATGGCTGGCCATCATTTAATACTATCATCTGTGAGGTGATCTACCCAAGAGCCTCTGAGGTACAAGTGTAATTGTTATAATGCGACTAAGAGTACGTTCAGATATTTATATAGGTGGCTGATATATTGTGTTATTCAAGAGGCTCTGGAGAGGATGTTCTTCAACTCATTCTCTCTAACAACCTCATCTCATGGGGAAGGAGACAACAAATTTATTGTGTGTGGGAATGCATATTATTACTGACTATCCTGCCGATACCCATAGCTCTGTTTACAACCCCCGGCCCTAGCACAGATATAATATATAGTTAGGCATGAATTGTGATCCTGCAGACCTTGAGAGCAAGTTCAGTGATTATTTGAGTGAGAATCTGTTGGACCCGTCCACTGGAGGGAGAGTGCTCAAACCCTCCAAGGAATATGTGTCTGCATATTTCCCTAAAGGCTCGCAAATAAAAGAAATGTAAGTTCAGGTAACAGTGTCCGATTGACTTAATTGTGCACACAAAAATTCTCCAGACCATGCCCTGATGGATTTGTACTGGGTCACCTCAACTCACGGCACATTCCTTTACTTGCCAAACACTGGGGAAAATTTCACGGCTGGACATCAAGCCCCTACTATATATCAAAACTCATTTTGGACTTTGAGACCATAGCTCTCTATTCAGTGAATGATCTAGACATCCCAGTTGCCTGGATATTGCAAAATCCGTTTGGACGCCCGAGTAGCATATACATTACAGAAGAATATCGCGGCATGAACTTGGGGACACTCCTAACTGTGGAAATGTTTAAAGCTGTCACATCACAAGGATTGATACCAGAGACATTCACGGAGCTGGGAAACAATTTTAGAAATATCACAGCCAAACTTGGAGGTATTGAGTCAGACTACACACTCAAGTGGTTGCTACTGGAACATTAATCCTAAATTCAAAGTAAAATTTAAATGCTCATTTCCTTAATCCTTTAAAATTcccatgcatgtgttattGAAATCCAAATTTTAGCTGACAGCTATCAATGGCGGAAATATGCACTAACtatagggaggggggggggcagtttcTTAGTCTTTTCATAGCTTCAAT is a genomic window of Halichondria panicea chromosome 15, odHalPani1.1, whole genome shotgun sequence containing:
- the LOC135348924 gene encoding alpha-ketoglutarate-dependent dioxygenase alkB homolog 6-like — translated: MEELDLKRYLVSEAPPTVYYIPNFVSQVEGKLLWDKVYSAPCSKWTQLSRRRLQNWGGTPHPKGMMVEPLPQWLEDRGRRIASLGVFEDKVPNHVLVNEYTPGQGIMPHQDGPLYYPTVSTISLGSHTLLDFYRPVPDSTKDGDASLESRYFLSVLLEPNSLLILKDAMYQTFLHGIAETKEDVVSDKICNLSHLSKPVNIGDHLNRSTRVSLTIRFVPKTLKLKLKF
- the LOC135348904 gene encoding glycine N-acyltransferase-like isoform X1, with the protein product MFYTLSLALNTALYHHAARAFAAAAVRPASTVPLSVMTVNSLSGEVEMTRSSLRTIIHQLEDDTPRALSTIGLLKHAIEGRVLCKIHINGWPSFNTIICEVIYPRASEVADILCYSRGSGEDVLQLILSNNLISWGRRQQIYYLESKFSDYLSENLLDPSTGGRVLKPSKEYVSAYFPKGSQIKEIPCPDGFVLGHLNSRHIPLLAKHWGKFHGWTSSPYYISKLILDFETIALYSVNDLDIPVAWILQNPFGRPSSIYITEEYRGMNLGTLLTVEMFKAVTSQGLIPETFTELGNNFRNITAKLGGIESDYTLKWLLLEH
- the LOC135348904 gene encoding glycine N-acyltransferase-like isoform X3 encodes the protein MTVNSLSGEVEMTRSSLRTIIHQLEDDTPRALSTIGLLKHAIEGRVLCKIHINGWPSFNTIICEVIYPRASEVADILCYSRGSGEDVLQLILSNNLISWGRRQQIYYLESKFSDYLSENLLDPSTGGRVLKPSKEYVSAYFPKGSQIKEIPCPDGFVLGHLNSRHIPLLAKHWGKFHGWTSSPYYISKLILDFETIALYSVNDLDIPVAWILQNPFGRPSSIYITEEYRGMNLGTLLTVEMFKAVTSQGLIPETFTELGNNFRNITAKLGGIESDYTLKWLLLEH